The Chrysiogenia bacterium nucleotide sequence CTCGGAAAGCAGTTTGTCGCTCGCGCGCTTCGAAGCCATGGGGATCTCCTTTGCCTCTCGATGCAGCACGCGCGTCTTCTGTCGCAGCTTTCTCTACATGAGACCCCGAAACGCGCCGCCGTCGCACTGGATGGTCGTGCCGGTGATGAAGGCCGCGCGATTCGAAGCGAGAAAAGCGATGAGCCCGGCGAGTTCCTCGGGCTTGCCGAGCCTTCCCATCGGGATCTCTTCTTTGGCTTTTTCGATTTCCTGCTCGGGCGTCGTGCCGTTGAGGCCCGCGCGGCCCCTGGCCAGTTCCTCGGTGCGCTCGGTATAGATCGTTCCCGGACAGACATTGTTGATCGTGACGCCGGCGCCTGCGACCTCGGTCGCCAGCGTGCGGGCCCAGCCCACCACCGCCGTGCGCGAGCAGTTCGAGAGCATGAGGCCCTGCAGGGGCTGCTTGACCGAGATGCTCGTGATGTTGACGATACGCCCCCACCCGCGCTGCTTCATGCCGGGCACGACTTCCTTGGCAAGGCGCACCGCAGAGAGGAAATTGTTGTTGAGCGCCGACTCGTATTGCTCGACGCTCAGGCTGTCGAACTTCCCGACCGGCGGGCCGCCGGTGTTGTGC carries:
- a CDS encoding SDR family oxidoreductase; its protein translation is MDLGLQGKVALVGGASRGLGYAAALELAREGCKVALCSRDAEKIKAAAARIAEETGSAAAGFALDLNDPESPAKLVAAVSAQLGPVDILVHNTGGPPVGKFDSLSVEQYESALNNNFLSAVRLAKEVVPGMKQRGWGRIVNITSISVKQPLQGLMLSNCSRTAVVGWARTLATEVAGAGVTINNVCPGTIYTERTEELARGRAGLNGTTPEQEIEKAKEEIPMGRLGKPEELAGLIAFLASNRAAFITGTTIQCDGGAFRGLM